One Pseudomonas abieticivorans genomic region harbors:
- a CDS encoding acyl-CoA thioesterase translates to MTERMPQREDYRHFQPIITRWHDNDVYGHVNNVTYYSFFDTAVNTYLIEQGGLDIHGGEVVGFVVSSSCDYFASIAFPERIEIGLRVGKLGNSSVQYELAVFKAGEADACAAGRFVHVFVDRATNQPVTIPTSLRGALQKLE, encoded by the coding sequence ATGACTGAACGGATGCCCCAGCGCGAGGATTACCGGCATTTCCAGCCGATCATCACCCGTTGGCACGACAACGATGTGTACGGGCACGTGAATAACGTGACGTACTACAGCTTTTTCGACACGGCGGTGAACACCTACCTGATCGAGCAGGGTGGCCTGGATATCCATGGCGGTGAGGTGGTGGGTTTCGTCGTCAGTTCATCGTGCGACTACTTCGCGTCCATCGCCTTCCCCGAGCGCATCGAAATTGGCCTGCGGGTGGGAAAGCTCGGTAACAGTTCGGTGCAGTACGAGTTGGCGGTGTTCAAGGCCGGCGAAGCGGATGCCTGCGCGGCGGGGCGCTTCGTGCATGTGTTCGTGGATCGTGCAACCAATCAGCCCGTGACCATCCCAACTTCACTGCGTGGCGCGCTGCAAAAACTCGAGTAG
- a CDS encoding 3-hydroxyacyl-CoA dehydrogenase produces MSQTPFDIQRAAVIGAGTMGRGIVMCLATAGIQVKWMDTNPQMLNQALEIVGHTYARNVDQGRIDDAEAARRLARITKVADYAAIHDVDLVIEAVYENLELKQQIFRELDRLLKPEAILASNTSALDIDAIAAVTRRPEQVLGLHFFSPAHIMKLLEVVRGAKTSPDVLKAGLALGERMGKVSVVSGNCHGFIGNRMLNTYVHEARMMLLEGSFPFEVDGALQGFGFAMGPFRMFDVVGIDLGWRARQLSGQGMDEPDVQVDNRLCEMGRFGQKSGDGYYHYEPDSRQAEHDQEVDALIVGVSHGLGYDRRAIGAEEIVERCLLALVNEGAKILQEHIAESAHDIDLVYLNGYGFPQAGGGPMTWASHQGLAEIEKRLLDLKARLGEHWQPAELISRLAREGKTFAEA; encoded by the coding sequence ATGAGCCAGACCCCCTTCGACATCCAGCGTGCCGCCGTCATCGGTGCCGGTACCATGGGCCGCGGCATCGTGATGTGCCTGGCCACGGCGGGCATCCAGGTGAAGTGGATGGACACCAACCCGCAAATGCTCAACCAGGCGCTGGAGATCGTCGGGCACACCTATGCGCGCAATGTCGACCAGGGGCGCATCGATGACGCCGAGGCAGCGCGGCGCCTGGCACGCATCACCAAGGTGGCCGACTATGCCGCGATCCACGATGTGGACCTGGTGATCGAGGCCGTTTACGAAAATCTTGAACTCAAGCAGCAGATTTTTCGCGAACTGGACCGTTTGCTCAAGCCCGAAGCGATACTGGCCAGCAATACCTCGGCATTGGATATCGATGCCATCGCCGCGGTCACCCGTCGGCCCGAGCAGGTACTGGGCCTGCATTTCTTCAGCCCGGCGCACATCATGAAGCTGCTGGAAGTGGTGCGCGGCGCCAAGACTTCGCCAGACGTGCTCAAGGCCGGGTTGGCGCTGGGCGAGCGCATGGGCAAGGTCAGCGTGGTGTCGGGCAACTGCCATGGTTTTATCGGCAACCGCATGCTCAATACCTATGTGCACGAAGCGCGGATGATGCTGCTGGAGGGCTCGTTCCCATTCGAAGTGGATGGCGCGTTGCAGGGCTTTGGCTTCGCCATGGGGCCATTTCGTATGTTCGATGTGGTGGGCATCGACCTGGGCTGGCGCGCACGCCAACTGTCCGGTCAGGGCATGGACGAGCCCGACGTGCAGGTAGACAACCGCCTGTGCGAGATGGGGCGTTTCGGCCAGAAGAGTGGCGATGGCTACTACCATTACGAGCCCGACAGCCGTCAGGCCGAGCATGACCAAGAGGTGGATGCACTGATCGTCGGCGTCAGCCACGGGCTTGGCTATGATCGCCGGGCCATCGGCGCTGAAGAGATCGTCGAGCGCTGCCTGCTGGCCTTGGTGAACGAGGGAGCGAAAATCCTCCAGGAGCACATTGCCGAATCCGCCCACGATATCGACTTGGTCTACCTCAACGGTTATGGCTTCCCACAAGCCGGTGGCGGCCCCATGACCTGGGCCAGCCATCAAGGCCTGGCCGAGATCGAGAAACGCCTGCTGGACCTCAAGGCGCGCCTGGGTGAGCATTGGCAGCCGGCTGAACTGATCAGCCGCCTGGCCCGCGAGGGCAAGACCTTTGCAGAGGCTTGA
- a CDS encoding S8 family peptidase — MPRTIALSIIRHGSLLGLVAALSGCAANADTYTLDARRAPFETPEYLAQKALPLVKASSLYARGGTGKGIVVGLIDSGLNAELDAFTGRVADPGYDHVRNTAGTLDPKGHGTQMAGILAANKNGLGMHGIAYDAQMIPMRFGDDNEPFFFDEEIAQSWRFAFDKGAKILSNSWANAIPATEITEARYNQVMEASLKEARALVEKGAVFVFPTGNELKREPLAEPGLPLAVPELEKGWIAVVALKNDGTVINAKSNYCGVARRWCIAVPGGDGGVGNGLLTTGTDGNFLETAGTSPATALVAGALAALQSRYPQMSPQEIRELLLSTTNRSGIYANSEAYGRGLMDLEAASRMTPIGL, encoded by the coding sequence ATGCCACGCACTATCGCTTTATCCATCATCCGCCACGGCAGCCTGCTGGGCTTGGTCGCCGCGCTATCGGGCTGTGCCGCGAACGCTGACACCTACACCCTGGACGCCCGGCGCGCCCCCTTCGAAACCCCGGAATACCTGGCTCAAAAGGCCCTCCCATTGGTCAAGGCCTCGTCCCTCTACGCCCGTGGTGGTACCGGCAAAGGTATCGTCGTGGGCTTGATCGACTCAGGCCTGAACGCTGAACTGGATGCCTTCACCGGGCGTGTCGCCGACCCCGGCTACGACCATGTACGCAACACCGCTGGCACGCTCGACCCCAAAGGCCACGGCACGCAAATGGCCGGTATTCTGGCGGCCAACAAAAACGGATTGGGCATGCATGGCATTGCCTATGACGCCCAAATGATCCCAATGCGCTTCGGGGACGACAACGAGCCGTTTTTCTTTGATGAAGAGATCGCCCAGTCTTGGCGATTTGCGTTCGACAAGGGTGCGAAAATTCTGAGTAACTCGTGGGCAAACGCAATCCCAGCGACGGAGATCACCGAAGCGCGCTACAACCAGGTCATGGAAGCCTCCCTCAAGGAAGCTCGCGCCCTGGTCGAAAAAGGCGCCGTGTTTGTGTTTCCCACGGGCAATGAACTCAAGCGCGAGCCCTTGGCCGAACCCGGCCTGCCGCTCGCCGTGCCGGAGCTGGAAAAAGGCTGGATCGCCGTTGTCGCGCTGAAAAACGACGGCACTGTCATCAACGCAAAATCCAACTACTGCGGGGTGGCAAGGCGCTGGTGCATCGCCGTGCCAGGTGGTGACGGCGGCGTGGGCAATGGCTTGCTGACCACGGGCACGGATGGCAATTTCCTGGAAACCGCCGGCACTTCGCCTGCGACCGCCCTGGTCGCCGGAGCACTGGCGGCGCTACAAAGCCGCTACCCGCAAATGAGCCCGCAGGAAATTCGCGAGCTGCTGCTGAGTACTACCAACCGCAGCGGGATTTACGCCAACAGCGAGGCCTACGGCCGGGGGTTGATGGATTTGGAGGCGGCGTCACGGATGACACCGATCGGCCTGTAG
- the hslO gene encoding Hsp33 family molecular chaperone HslO — protein sequence MSDLPDSDYTQRFIFDDSDVRGELVALERSYAEVLAKHPYPQPVAELLGEFMAAAALLVGTLKFDGLLILQARSDGPVPMLMVECSSEREIRGLARYDANISADAGLQELMPNGVLAMTIDPTNGQRYQGIVELDGADLATCFTNYFVMSEQLGTKFWLKADGTRARGLLLQQLPASVIKDEEERDGNWQHVTTLAGTLTAEELLSLNNETVLHRLYHDEAVRVFDIQPLCFRCSCSRERSARALVSLGEDDAQQLLIEHGGNVEIDCQFCNQRYLFDSADVTQLFASGGVESPSDTRH from the coding sequence ATGTCCGACTTGCCAGATAGCGATTACACCCAACGTTTCATCTTCGACGACAGCGACGTCCGCGGTGAATTGGTGGCCCTTGAGCGCAGCTACGCCGAAGTGTTGGCCAAGCACCCCTACCCGCAGCCGGTCGCCGAGCTGCTGGGTGAGTTCATGGCGGCGGCGGCCTTGCTGGTCGGCACCCTGAAGTTCGACGGCTTGCTGATCTTGCAAGCGCGTTCCGATGGCCCGGTGCCGATGTTGATGGTGGAGTGTTCCAGCGAGCGCGAGATCCGCGGCCTGGCCCGTTACGACGCCAACATCAGCGCCGACGCCGGCCTTCAGGAGCTGATGCCCAACGGCGTGCTTGCCATGACCATAGACCCGACCAATGGCCAGCGCTACCAAGGCATCGTCGAGCTCGACGGCGCAGACCTGGCAACCTGCTTTACCAATTATTTCGTCATGTCCGAGCAGTTGGGCACCAAATTCTGGCTGAAGGCCGATGGCACTCGGGCACGCGGCTTGCTGTTGCAGCAATTGCCAGCGTCAGTGATCAAGGATGAAGAAGAACGTGATGGTAACTGGCAGCACGTCACGACCTTGGCTGGCACGCTGACGGCAGAAGAACTGCTGAGCTTGAACAACGAAACCGTTTTGCACCGCCTTTACCACGATGAAGCCGTGCGGGTGTTCGACATCCAGCCGCTGTGTTTCCGTTGCAGCTGTTCGCGCGAGCGCTCGGCCCGCGCACTGGTCAGCCTGGGCGAGGACGATGCCCAGCAATTGCTGATCGAACATGGCGGCAACGTAGAGATCGATTGCCAGTTCTGCAACCAGCGCTACCTGTTCGACAGCGCCGATGTCACGCAGTTGTTTGCCAGTGGCGGAGTGGAGAGCCCGTCAGATACTCGTCACTGA
- a CDS encoding phosphatase PAP2 family protein: MNNCVLFQGKWNLRGLLLCNLIPIAMLCFWLWPAGHALCVTFDEWLFHTLNAPLATNAVWRGIFTVASMRPFDIVVGLVLLFLLIRGNWIFKAVQVRQAFFGFIATLILLLVIRALFSKLCDAMNWQHDSISLVVKDAVHLSDLYPNLDKHVQIKDASSQSFPGDHASVLLIWAMFMGVFATRFGQYLTIWGLAVLFSLPRLVAGAHWGQDDYIGGVLMALLALGWSYYTPFAAIASNWLVRVTQPIFALLQRLPLINRLSIVSA; this comes from the coding sequence ATGAACAATTGCGTGCTGTTCCAAGGGAAGTGGAACCTGCGTGGCCTGCTGCTATGTAATCTAATACCGATCGCGATGCTGTGTTTCTGGTTGTGGCCCGCAGGGCACGCTTTGTGCGTGACATTCGACGAATGGCTGTTTCACACCCTCAATGCCCCCCTGGCGACCAATGCAGTGTGGCGCGGCATTTTCACCGTCGCCAGCATGCGCCCTTTCGATATCGTCGTGGGCCTGGTGCTGCTGTTCTTGCTGATCCGCGGCAATTGGATATTCAAGGCCGTGCAGGTACGCCAGGCCTTTTTCGGCTTTATCGCCACGCTTATCCTCTTATTGGTGATTCGCGCGCTGTTTTCCAAGCTCTGTGATGCAATGAATTGGCAACATGACAGCATTTCGTTGGTGGTGAAGGATGCCGTTCACCTCAGCGACCTGTACCCGAACCTGGACAAACACGTGCAAATCAAGGACGCCTCCAGCCAAAGCTTCCCGGGCGACCATGCTTCGGTGCTGCTGATCTGGGCCATGTTCATGGGCGTATTCGCCACCCGCTTCGGCCAGTACCTGACGATCTGGGGCCTGGCGGTACTGTTCAGCCTGCCACGCCTGGTGGCTGGCGCGCACTGGGGCCAGGACGACTACATAGGCGGCGTATTGATGGCCCTGCTGGCCTTGGGCTGGAGCTACTACACCCCTTTCGCAGCCATCGCCTCGAACTGGCTGGTACGGGTTACCCAGCCGATTTTCGCACTGCTGCAACGTCTGCCGCTGATCAACCGCCTGAGTATCGTCAGCGCCTGA
- a CDS encoding RNA-binding S4 domain-containing protein, giving the protein MAQKQEEDDKVRLDKWLWAARFYKTRALAKAAIESGKVHCRGERCKPGKEPRLGDEFEVRAGFDERTVVVKALSIVRRGAPEAQLLYAETEASIAKREAAAAMRKAGSLGVTTDGRPTKKQRRQLHQFHGAGE; this is encoded by the coding sequence GTGGCGCAAAAACAGGAAGAGGACGACAAGGTTCGTCTTGATAAATGGTTGTGGGCGGCGCGCTTCTATAAAACCCGCGCGCTGGCCAAGGCGGCGATAGAAAGCGGCAAGGTGCATTGCCGGGGCGAGCGCTGCAAACCTGGCAAGGAGCCGCGCCTGGGTGATGAGTTCGAGGTTCGTGCAGGCTTCGATGAGCGCACGGTGGTGGTCAAGGCACTATCGATCGTGCGCCGCGGGGCGCCGGAGGCGCAGTTGCTCTACGCCGAGACCGAGGCCAGCATTGCCAAGCGCGAGGCGGCTGCGGCCATGCGCAAGGCAGGCTCGCTGGGCGTGACTACCGATGGGCGGCCGACCAAGAAACAGCGTCGGCAACTCCATCAGTTTCACGGTGCCGGCGAGTGA
- a CDS encoding retropepsin-like aspartic endopeptidase RimB produces the protein MKTFDHLTVIGLREWVALPDLGVAGLRAKIDTGASTSSLHATEIEPFERDGEKWVRFNAHLGSVVQLRHRRCEAPLVAMKTIKSSNGHAQTRYVIRTCLALGDRVWQVEFTLACRKAMRYRLLLGSKALVDGQLVVNPGITYVQDKPAFPASTTSSTGVA, from the coding sequence TTGAAGACATTTGACCATTTGACCGTTATTGGCCTGCGCGAGTGGGTAGCGTTGCCCGACCTGGGTGTCGCAGGCCTGCGCGCGAAAATCGATACCGGGGCCAGCACCTCCAGCCTGCATGCCACCGAGATCGAACCGTTTGAACGCGACGGCGAAAAATGGGTCCGTTTCAATGCGCACCTGGGCTCGGTGGTGCAATTGCGCCATCGCCGTTGCGAAGCCCCGCTGGTGGCGATGAAAACCATCAAGAGCTCCAACGGGCACGCCCAGACGCGCTACGTGATCCGCACGTGCCTTGCCCTGGGCGATCGGGTCTGGCAGGTGGAGTTCACCCTGGCCTGCCGCAAGGCCATGCGCTATCGCTTGTTACTCGGCTCCAAAGCCCTGGTCGACGGCCAATTGGTGGTTAACCCGGGCATTACTTACGTTCAAGACAAGCCGGCGTTCCCGGCCTCTACTACCTCTTCCACAGGTGTTGCATGA
- the rimK gene encoding 30S ribosomal protein S6--L-glutamate ligase — MKIAVLSRNPRLYSTRRLVEAGTQRGHEMVVIDTLRAYMNIASHKPQIHYRGKPLENFDAVIPRIGASVTFYGCAVLRQFEMMDVFPLNESVAIARSRDKLRSLQLLSRRGIGLPVTGFAHSPDDIPDLIQMVNGAPLVIKVLEGTQGIGVVLCETTKAAESVIEAFMGLKQNIMVQEYIKEAGGADIRCFVVGDKVIASMKRQAKPGEFRSNLHRGGSASLIKITPEERMTAIRAAKVMGLSVAGVDILRSNHGPLVMEVNSSPGLEGIEVTTGKDVAGMIIEHIEKNSGPNMTRTKGKG; from the coding sequence ATGAAGATCGCTGTGCTGTCGCGTAATCCGCGTCTGTATTCCACCCGTCGTCTGGTCGAAGCTGGCACCCAGCGGGGCCATGAAATGGTGGTGATCGATACCCTGCGCGCCTATATGAACATTGCCAGCCACAAGCCGCAGATCCACTACCGCGGCAAACCGCTGGAGAATTTCGACGCGGTGATCCCGCGTATCGGCGCTTCGGTGACCTTCTACGGCTGTGCCGTGCTGCGTCAGTTTGAAATGATGGACGTGTTCCCGCTCAACGAATCGGTGGCCATCGCCCGCTCGCGCGACAAGCTGCGCTCGCTGCAATTGCTGTCGCGGCGCGGTATCGGCTTGCCGGTGACGGGCTTCGCGCACTCCCCGGACGACATCCCCGACCTGATCCAGATGGTCAATGGCGCACCGTTGGTGATCAAGGTATTGGAAGGCACGCAGGGCATCGGCGTGGTGCTGTGCGAGACCACCAAGGCGGCCGAGTCGGTGATCGAGGCTTTCATGGGCCTCAAGCAGAACATCATGGTGCAGGAATACATCAAGGAAGCCGGCGGTGCCGACATCCGCTGCTTCGTGGTGGGCGACAAGGTCATCGCCTCGATGAAGCGCCAGGCCAAGCCCGGCGAGTTCCGCTCCAACCTTCACCGCGGTGGCAGCGCCAGCCTGATCAAGATCACCCCGGAAGAACGCATGACCGCCATCCGTGCCGCCAAGGTGATGGGCCTGAGCGTCGCGGGCGTCGACATTTTGCGCTCCAACCACGGGCCGCTGGTGATGGAGGTGAACTCATCGCCAGGCCTTGAAGGCATCGAAGTGACCACCGGCAAGGACGTGGCCGGGATGATCATCGAGCACATCGAGAAAAACAGCGGGCCTAACATGACCCGCACCAAAGGCAAAGGCTGA
- a CDS encoding ATP-binding protein, which yields MKTPVWFPQSFFSRTLWLVLIVVLFSKALTLVYLLMNEDVLVDRQYSHGVALTLRAYWAADESDREKIADAAGLIRVVGGGVPEGEQHWPYSEIYQRQMQAELGADTEVRLRVHAPPALWVRAPSLGAGWLKVPLYPHPLRGQKIWSVLGWFLAIGLLSTASAWIFVRQLNQPLKRLVFAARQLGQGRSVRLPVSDTPSEMTEVYRAFNQMAEDVEQAGRERELMLAGVSHDLRTPLTRLRLSVALMSPDNEFSADMVRDIEDMDAILDQFLAFIRDGRDEAIEEADLCDLIQDVVAPYNQQQEHVRLCLEPIPPFPLRRVSFKRMLNNLIGNALNHAGDGVEVAAYVSGDNSAPYVVLSVLDRGAGIDPSELAGIFDPFIRGDRARGGKGTGLGLAIVKRIAAMHGGNVELRNRSGGGLEARVRLPLGLMLPRDAV from the coding sequence ATGAAAACCCCGGTCTGGTTCCCCCAAAGCTTCTTCTCGCGCACCCTTTGGCTGGTGCTGATCGTCGTGCTGTTCTCCAAGGCGTTGACCTTGGTGTACCTGCTGATGAACGAGGACGTGCTGGTTGATCGCCAATACAGCCACGGCGTTGCCTTGACCTTGCGAGCCTATTGGGCGGCGGACGAGTCTGACCGCGAAAAAATCGCCGATGCCGCCGGTTTGATTCGCGTGGTCGGTGGCGGCGTGCCGGAAGGCGAGCAGCATTGGCCCTACAGTGAAATCTACCAGCGGCAGATGCAAGCCGAGTTAGGCGCTGACACCGAAGTGCGCTTGCGCGTGCATGCGCCGCCTGCCCTTTGGGTGCGCGCCCCCAGCCTGGGCGCGGGTTGGCTGAAGGTGCCGCTGTACCCGCACCCCTTGCGGGGCCAAAAAATCTGGAGCGTGTTGGGCTGGTTCCTGGCCATCGGCTTGCTGTCCACGGCATCTGCCTGGATTTTCGTGCGCCAACTCAACCAACCGCTTAAACGCCTGGTGTTTGCCGCAAGGCAACTGGGGCAGGGCCGCAGCGTGCGCCTGCCGGTTAGCGATACCCCCAGTGAAATGACTGAGGTGTACCGGGCCTTCAACCAGATGGCCGAAGACGTCGAACAGGCTGGGCGTGAACGCGAGTTAATGTTGGCGGGGGTGTCCCATGACCTTCGTACGCCGCTGACCCGGTTGCGCTTGTCAGTAGCGCTGATGAGCCCGGATAACGAGTTCTCCGCCGACATGGTGCGCGATATCGAAGACATGGACGCTATCCTCGATCAGTTCCTGGCCTTTATCCGCGATGGGCGCGACGAGGCCATCGAGGAGGCTGACCTGTGTGATTTGATTCAAGACGTTGTAGCGCCCTACAACCAGCAGCAAGAGCACGTGCGCCTGTGCCTTGAGCCCATACCACCGTTCCCGCTGCGCCGGGTTTCATTCAAGCGCATGCTCAACAACCTGATCGGCAATGCCTTGAATCATGCGGGTGATGGCGTCGAGGTGGCCGCTTACGTGTCGGGTGACAATAGCGCGCCCTACGTGGTGTTGAGCGTGCTGGACCGGGGGGCCGGTATCGACCCCTCGGAGTTGGCGGGGATCTTCGACCCGTTCATCCGGGGCGACCGCGCGCGAGGCGGCAAGGGCACCGGGTTGGGCCTTGCGATCGTCAAGCGGATTGCCGCCATGCATGGCGGCAATGTCGAGTTGCGCAACCGCTCCGGCGGCGGCCTCGAGGCCCGCGTGCGCTTGCCCCTGGGCCTGATGCTGCCGCGCGACGCGGTGTAG
- the ompR gene encoding osmolarity response regulator transcription factor OmpR: protein MSSTAQTAEGGKILIVDDDKGIRSGLERFLAQKGFNARGAEDAKHMDKLLERESFNLIVLDVMMPGEDGLSACRRLREAGNQIPIIILTAKGDDESRIKGLNLGADDFLAKPFNPDELVARINAVLRRQPSVVPGAPGSEDETVTFGDYELSLATRELKRGKEVHMLTTGEFAVLKALVMNARQPLTRDKLMNLARGREWDALERSIDVQISRLRRMIEPDPSKPRYIQTVWGVGYVFVPDGNAK from the coding sequence ATGAGCAGTACTGCACAGACAGCCGAAGGTGGAAAGATCCTCATCGTAGATGACGACAAGGGTATTCGGAGCGGCCTCGAGCGTTTTTTGGCGCAGAAGGGCTTCAACGCGCGTGGCGCCGAAGACGCCAAGCACATGGACAAGCTGCTGGAGCGTGAGTCCTTCAACCTGATCGTGCTCGACGTGATGATGCCCGGTGAAGACGGCCTCAGCGCCTGCCGTCGCCTGCGTGAAGCCGGCAACCAGATCCCGATTATCATCCTGACCGCCAAAGGCGACGACGAAAGCCGCATCAAGGGCCTGAACCTGGGCGCTGATGACTTCCTGGCCAAGCCCTTCAACCCTGATGAACTGGTTGCTCGCATCAACGCCGTGCTGCGCCGCCAGCCTTCGGTGGTGCCAGGTGCGCCGGGCAGCGAAGACGAAACCGTGACCTTCGGTGATTACGAACTGTCCCTGGCCACCCGCGAGCTCAAGCGCGGCAAGGAGGTGCACATGCTCACCACCGGTGAGTTTGCCGTGCTCAAGGCCTTGGTCATGAACGCTCGCCAGCCGCTGACCCGTGACAAGCTGATGAATCTGGCCCGTGGCCGCGAGTGGGATGCGCTGGAGCGCTCCATCGACGTGCAAATCTCGCGTCTGCGCCGCATGATCGAACCCGATCCTTCCAAGCCGCGTTACATCCAGACTGTCTGGGGCGTGGGCTACGTGTTCGTACCGGACGGCAACGCCAAGTGA
- a CDS encoding Tex family protein produces MDSINSRIAEELGVRPQQVEAAVALLDEGSTVPFISRYRKEVTGSLDDTQLRHLEERLRYLRELDERRISILASIEEQGKLTPELARDIQLADTKTRLEDLYLPYKQKRRTKGQIALEAGLGELADGLIGNPLLTPEEEAARFVNAEKGVADTKAALEGAKYILMERFAEDAKLLDKLRSYLKQEATLSARVVAGKEEEGAKFRDYFEHDEPLKSMPSHRALAIFRGRNEGILSSALKVGEELPGTLHPCEMMIGEHFDLKNQNRPADKWLGEVVRWTWKVKLYSHLETDLLGELRDGAETEAINVFAHNLHDLLLAAPAGPRATLGLDPGLRTGCKVAVVDATGKMLDFATVYPHVPHNKWDQTIAVLAALCAKHSVDLIAIGNGTASRETDKLAADLIKKYPALKMTKVMVSEAGASVYSASELAAKEFPDLDVSIRGAVSIARRLQDPLAELVKIDPKSIGVGQYQHDVSQLKLARGLDAVVEDCVNAVGVDVNTASVALLARISGLNTTLAQNIVAHRDANGAFATRAALKKVSRLGEKTFEQAAGFLRVMNGDNPLDASAVHPEAYPLVQRIAAETDRDIRSLIGDSGFLKRLDPKKYTDESFGLPTVTDILQELDKPGRDPRPEFKTAEFQEGVEDLKDLQLGMILEGVVTNVTNFGAFVDIGVHQDGLVHISALSEKFIKDPREAVKAGDVVKVKVMEIDIPRKRVGLSMRMSDTPGEKIDGARGSRPGSAPRQSSAPARVKETAAPVNNAMASLFANAKQLKKR; encoded by the coding sequence ATGGACAGCATCAACAGCCGCATCGCCGAAGAACTCGGCGTACGCCCACAGCAGGTCGAAGCGGCCGTGGCTCTACTTGATGAAGGCTCCACGGTGCCCTTTATCTCGCGGTACCGTAAAGAAGTGACCGGCAGCCTGGACGACACCCAGTTGCGCCATCTGGAAGAACGCCTGCGCTACCTGCGTGAACTCGACGAACGGCGTATCAGCATCCTCGCCAGCATCGAGGAACAAGGCAAGCTGACCCCCGAATTGGCCCGCGACATCCAGCTGGCCGACACCAAGACGCGCCTCGAAGACCTTTACCTGCCCTACAAGCAAAAGCGCCGCACCAAAGGCCAGATCGCCCTGGAAGCCGGCCTTGGCGAGTTGGCCGACGGCCTCATCGGCAACCCACTGCTGACCCCTGAAGAAGAGGCGGCCCGCTTCGTCAACGCCGAAAAAGGCGTGGCCGACACCAAGGCCGCCCTGGAAGGCGCCAAGTACATCCTGATGGAGCGCTTTGCCGAAGACGCCAAGCTGCTCGACAAACTGCGCAGCTACCTCAAGCAGGAAGCCACCCTCAGCGCCCGCGTCGTGGCCGGCAAGGAAGAAGAAGGCGCCAAGTTCCGCGACTACTTCGAACACGACGAACCACTCAAGAGCATGCCGTCGCACCGTGCCTTGGCGATTTTCCGCGGCCGCAACGAAGGCATCCTCAGCTCGGCCCTGAAAGTGGGCGAAGAGCTGCCGGGCACCCTGCACCCGTGCGAAATGATGATCGGCGAGCATTTCGACCTGAAAAACCAGAACCGTCCTGCTGACAAATGGCTGGGCGAAGTGGTGCGCTGGACCTGGAAGGTCAAGCTCTACAGCCACCTGGAAACCGACTTGCTGGGCGAGCTGCGCGACGGCGCCGAGACCGAGGCGATCAACGTGTTCGCCCACAACTTGCACGACCTGCTGCTGGCCGCCCCGGCCGGCCCGCGCGCGACCCTGGGCCTGGACCCGGGCCTGCGCACCGGCTGCAAGGTTGCTGTGGTAGATGCCACCGGCAAGATGCTCGACTTCGCCACCGTTTACCCGCACGTGCCGCACAACAAGTGGGACCAGACCATCGCCGTGCTCGCCGCCCTGTGCGCCAAGCACTCGGTCGACCTGATCGCCATCGGCAACGGCACTGCCAGCCGTGAAACCGACAAGCTGGCCGCTGACCTGATCAAAAAATACCCAGCGCTGAAGATGACCAAGGTCATGGTTTCCGAAGCGGGCGCTTCGGTGTACTCGGCTTCCGAGTTGGCCGCCAAGGAATTCCCGGACCTGGATGTGTCCATCCGTGGCGCCGTGTCCATCGCCCGTCGCCTGCAAGACCCGCTGGCAGAGCTGGTGAAGATCGACCCGAAATCCATCGGCGTGGGCCAGTACCAACATGACGTCAGCCAGCTCAAGCTGGCGCGTGGCCTGGATGCGGTGGTCGAAGACTGCGTGAACGCCGTAGGCGTGGACGTGAACACCGCCTCCGTGGCCCTGCTGGCACGCATCTCGGGCCTGAATACCACGCTCGCGCAGAACATCGTTGCCCACCGCGACGCCAACGGCGCGTTCGCCACCCGCGCGGCGCTGAAAAAAGTCAGCCGCCTGGGCGAAAAAACCTTCGAACAGGCCGCAGGCTTCCTGCGCGTGATGAATGGCGACAACCCGCTGGACGCCTCGGCAGTTCACCCCGAAGCCTACCCGCTGGTACAGCGCATCGCGGCTGAAACCGACCGCGACATCCGCTCGCTGATCGGCGACAGCGGCTTCCTCAAGCGCCTGGACCCGAAAAAATACACCGACGAGTCCTTCGGCCTGCCGACCGTTACCGACATCCTGCAGGAATTGGACAAACCGGGCCGCGACCCGCGCCCCGAGTTCAAGACTGCCGAGTTCCAGGAAGGCGTGGAAGACCTGAAGGACCTGCAACTGGGGATGATCCTGGAAGGCGTGGTCACCAACGTGACCAACTTCGGCGCTTTCGTCGACATCGGCGTTCACCAGGACGGCCTGGTGCACATCTCCGCGCTGTCGGAGAAGTTCATCAAGGATCCGCGTGAAGCGGTGAAGGCCGGCGACGTGGTCAAGGTCAAGGTCATGGAAATCGACATTCCACGCAAGCGCGTGGGCCTGTCTATGCGCATGAGCGACACCCCGGGCGAGAAGATCGATGGCGCCCGTGGCAGCCGCCCAGGCTCGGCACCGCGCCAGTCCAGTGCACCGGCCCGCGTCAAGGAGACCGCAGCGCCAGTGAACAACGCCATGGCGTCGTTGTTTGCCAACGCCAAACAGTTGAAGAAACGCTGA